A region of the Kribbella sp. NBC_01245 genome:
CATTGACCCCTCCTCCCTGAGTAATGACTCGACCCGCGTTCGGGCCAGGACAGAAGGGACAACTCGCCCGGTTGCCGTAGGTAACGAGACCGATGCAGACCGAGACCTAACCGTGACAATTGACCTCATCCTGTGAGAAACCAGGTCTTGCGCGTAACCTTCCCGCCTGCATCCCCCGGCGAGTCGCCTTGCCAGCAAGCCTTTTGAGCCATCGCTCTGCCGGTTCCTGCAACCTCGAAGCAAGCCGATGTGACTGACGAAGAAGCTTGTTACCGTCCGCCGGAGAACTCGAGAGAGCTCCGAGCAGAGGGGGAAGTTATGAAACGAGCGCTTCAAACCGTGGCGGTCACGGCAGCCCTGACCATCGCGGCAACGGCACCGGCCGAGGCGGTCATGTCACAGAGGATCAGCTGGAAATTCAACACCGTCGCTTCACCTGTCACCACGGTGATCGACGACAGCGGCAAGTCCCACCTCGGCACGGTGACGGCCTCCAACGGCGGCCAGATCACCACTGTCGCTCCGGGACGAGATGGTGCCGGACAGGCCGTGCAGTTCCCGGCGCTCTGCACCGGGACCGGCTGCCCGAAGGCGATGATCAGTACGCCGGACGAGGCCTCGCTCAACCCGGGTGCGCTGGATTTCGCGTACGGCGCTTGGGTGAACGTGGTTCCGGTCGAGTTGACCGCGGACCACGGCTCCAACCTCTTGCAGAAGGGGCTCTACAACACCGCGCAGTGGAA
Encoded here:
- a CDS encoding LamG-like jellyroll fold domain-containing protein; translated protein: MKRALQTVAVTAALTIAATAPAEAVMSQRISWKFNTVASPVTTVIDDSGKSHLGTVTASNGGQITTVAPGRDGAGQAVQFPALCTGTGCPKAMISTPDEASLNPGALDFAYGAWVNVVPVELTADHGSNLLQKGLYNTAQWKLQLDKTSGTPSCVIREAGGADPKLVTSSVSISDGQWHKVTCQRIAGQFQILVDSIDRTAVPVTVAASYVVNPVGQPLTVGAKSIGTDNDQFHGRLDDVYFNVEKPVL